In Gambusia affinis linkage group LG06, SWU_Gaff_1.0, whole genome shotgun sequence, one DNA window encodes the following:
- the zgc:165508 gene encoding protein FAM131A isoform X4, with protein sequence MLPKSRRALTIQEIAALARSSLHGISQVVKDHVTKPTAMAQGRVAHLIEWKGWCKPMDTPAALESDFNSYSDLTEGEQEARFAAGVAEQFAIAEAKLRAWSSVDGDESNDDSYDEDFLPASEPTTQSTELSSYPPYLKDLIHSQLCQHLGMQRPCSESAGGIGEGGGSREPSPTAGSPDTLCSSICSLDEQHPLLRDLRTHRGNHAQNNAAELAAKILSALHGGEELLARLQRVGHSGPGGGDCSFHSLSGDGRGSRSYGGQDSPCYSMSYSETYLSPGEDDDTPLKDYEGTVCQEKVEGQGVEYPPDYDPHRRVSDVASSGVVSLDEEEEEEEEELKERAEEPNNQ encoded by the exons ATGCTACCAAAATCAAGAAGAGCTCTCACCATTCAAGAGATTGCTGCTCTAGCGCGATCTTCTCTGCACG GTATTTCACAGGTGGTCAAGGACCATGTGACGAAGCCTACAGCCATGGCGCAGGGCAGAGTAGCCCATCTGATAGAGTGGAAGGGATGGTGCAAGCCCATGGACACACCGGCAGCTCTGGAGTCAGACTTCAACTCTTATTCTGATCTCACTGAGGGAGAGCAAGAGGCACGCTTTGCTGCTG gtgtGGCAGAGCAGTTTGCCATCGCCGAGGCTAAGCTGAGGGCCTGGTCCTCTGTGGACGGCGACGAGTCCAATGATGACTCATATGATGAAGACTTTCTGCCTGCCAGCGAGCCCACCACACAGAGCACAg AACTGTCATCTTATCCGCCGTACTTGAAAGACCTGATCCACAGCCAGCTTTGCCAGCACCTGGGCATGCAAAGGCCCTGTTCTGAGAGCGCAGGAGGGATCGGTGAAGGGGGTGGCAGCAGAGAGCCCTCCCCCACAGCGGGCTCTCCGGACACACTCTGCTCCAGCATCTGCAGCCTCGATGAGCAGCACCCTCTGCTCCGCGATCTGAGGACTCATCGTGGTAATCACGCCCAAAACAACGCAGCTGAACTTGCTGCAAAGATCCTGTCTGCGCTGCACGGAGGGGAAGAGCTGCTGGCCCGACTTCAGAGGGTGGGACATAGTGGGCCTGGTGGGGGAGACTGTAGCTTCCACAGCTTGAGTGGGGACGGCCGGGGCAGCAGGTCCTACGGAGGTCAGGATTCTCCTTGCTACTCCATGTCTTATTCTGAAACGTATCTGTCACCTGGTGAGGATGATGACACTCCCCTCAAGGACTATGAAGGCACTGTGTGCCAGGAGAAGGTGGAGGGCCAGGGGGTGGAGTACCCTCCTGACTACGACCCACACAGGAGGGTGTCCGATGTGGCCTCCTCAGGGGTTGTTTCTCTtgacgaggaagaggaagaggaagaggaggaactgAAGGAGAGAGCAGAAGAGCCGAACAACCAATGA
- the zgc:165508 gene encoding protein FAM131A isoform X2: MSDVRLLGGTRTCMARRLILGAPLGALDFSEVNVDDTVEMLPKSRRALTIQEIAALARSSLHGISQVVKDHVTKPTAMAQGRVAHLIEWKGWCKPMDTPAALESDFNSYSDLTEGEQEARFAAGVAEQFAIAEAKLRAWSSVDGDESNDDSYDEDFLPASEPTTQSTELSSYPPYLKDLIHSQLCQHLGMQRPCSESAGGIGEGGGSREPSPTAGSPDTLCSSICSLDEQHPLLRDLRTHRGNHAQNNAAELAAKILSALHGGEELLARLQRVGHSGPGGGDCSFHSLSGDGRGSRSYGGQDSPCYSMSYSETYLSPGEDDDTPLKDYEGTVCQEKVEGQGVEYPPDYDPHRRVSDVASSGVVSLDEEEEEEEEELKERAEEPNNQ, encoded by the exons ATGTCTGATGTCAGGCTCCTGGGGGGCACGCGGACCTGCATGGCGCGCAGACTGATACTCGGTGCACCTCTGGGTGCCCTGGACTTCAGCGAG GTGAATGTTGATGACACCGTTGAAATGCTACCAAAATCAAGAAGAGCTCTCACCATTCAAGAGATTGCTGCTCTAGCGCGATCTTCTCTGCACG GTATTTCACAGGTGGTCAAGGACCATGTGACGAAGCCTACAGCCATGGCGCAGGGCAGAGTAGCCCATCTGATAGAGTGGAAGGGATGGTGCAAGCCCATGGACACACCGGCAGCTCTGGAGTCAGACTTCAACTCTTATTCTGATCTCACTGAGGGAGAGCAAGAGGCACGCTTTGCTGCTG gtgtGGCAGAGCAGTTTGCCATCGCCGAGGCTAAGCTGAGGGCCTGGTCCTCTGTGGACGGCGACGAGTCCAATGATGACTCATATGATGAAGACTTTCTGCCTGCCAGCGAGCCCACCACACAGAGCACAg AACTGTCATCTTATCCGCCGTACTTGAAAGACCTGATCCACAGCCAGCTTTGCCAGCACCTGGGCATGCAAAGGCCCTGTTCTGAGAGCGCAGGAGGGATCGGTGAAGGGGGTGGCAGCAGAGAGCCCTCCCCCACAGCGGGCTCTCCGGACACACTCTGCTCCAGCATCTGCAGCCTCGATGAGCAGCACCCTCTGCTCCGCGATCTGAGGACTCATCGTGGTAATCACGCCCAAAACAACGCAGCTGAACTTGCTGCAAAGATCCTGTCTGCGCTGCACGGAGGGGAAGAGCTGCTGGCCCGACTTCAGAGGGTGGGACATAGTGGGCCTGGTGGGGGAGACTGTAGCTTCCACAGCTTGAGTGGGGACGGCCGGGGCAGCAGGTCCTACGGAGGTCAGGATTCTCCTTGCTACTCCATGTCTTATTCTGAAACGTATCTGTCACCTGGTGAGGATGATGACACTCCCCTCAAGGACTATGAAGGCACTGTGTGCCAGGAGAAGGTGGAGGGCCAGGGGGTGGAGTACCCTCCTGACTACGACCCACACAGGAGGGTGTCCGATGTGGCCTCCTCAGGGGTTGTTTCTCTtgacgaggaagaggaagaggaagaggaggaactgAAGGAGAGAGCAGAAGAGCCGAACAACCAATGA
- the zgc:165508 gene encoding protein FAM131A isoform X1, with amino-acid sequence MGCISSKAPVVAVDGSLRVDWSASSSMSDVRLLGGTRTCMARRLILGAPLGALDFSEVNVDDTVEMLPKSRRALTIQEIAALARSSLHGISQVVKDHVTKPTAMAQGRVAHLIEWKGWCKPMDTPAALESDFNSYSDLTEGEQEARFAAGVAEQFAIAEAKLRAWSSVDGDESNDDSYDEDFLPASEPTTQSTELSSYPPYLKDLIHSQLCQHLGMQRPCSESAGGIGEGGGSREPSPTAGSPDTLCSSICSLDEQHPLLRDLRTHRGNHAQNNAAELAAKILSALHGGEELLARLQRVGHSGPGGGDCSFHSLSGDGRGSRSYGGQDSPCYSMSYSETYLSPGEDDDTPLKDYEGTVCQEKVEGQGVEYPPDYDPHRRVSDVASSGVVSLDEEEEEEEEELKERAEEPNNQ; translated from the exons TGGCGGTTGATGGTTCGTTACGTGTGGACTGGAGTGCGTCCAGCTCCATGTCTGATGTCAGGCTCCTGGGGGGCACGCGGACCTGCATGGCGCGCAGACTGATACTCGGTGCACCTCTGGGTGCCCTGGACTTCAGCGAG GTGAATGTTGATGACACCGTTGAAATGCTACCAAAATCAAGAAGAGCTCTCACCATTCAAGAGATTGCTGCTCTAGCGCGATCTTCTCTGCACG GTATTTCACAGGTGGTCAAGGACCATGTGACGAAGCCTACAGCCATGGCGCAGGGCAGAGTAGCCCATCTGATAGAGTGGAAGGGATGGTGCAAGCCCATGGACACACCGGCAGCTCTGGAGTCAGACTTCAACTCTTATTCTGATCTCACTGAGGGAGAGCAAGAGGCACGCTTTGCTGCTG gtgtGGCAGAGCAGTTTGCCATCGCCGAGGCTAAGCTGAGGGCCTGGTCCTCTGTGGACGGCGACGAGTCCAATGATGACTCATATGATGAAGACTTTCTGCCTGCCAGCGAGCCCACCACACAGAGCACAg AACTGTCATCTTATCCGCCGTACTTGAAAGACCTGATCCACAGCCAGCTTTGCCAGCACCTGGGCATGCAAAGGCCCTGTTCTGAGAGCGCAGGAGGGATCGGTGAAGGGGGTGGCAGCAGAGAGCCCTCCCCCACAGCGGGCTCTCCGGACACACTCTGCTCCAGCATCTGCAGCCTCGATGAGCAGCACCCTCTGCTCCGCGATCTGAGGACTCATCGTGGTAATCACGCCCAAAACAACGCAGCTGAACTTGCTGCAAAGATCCTGTCTGCGCTGCACGGAGGGGAAGAGCTGCTGGCCCGACTTCAGAGGGTGGGACATAGTGGGCCTGGTGGGGGAGACTGTAGCTTCCACAGCTTGAGTGGGGACGGCCGGGGCAGCAGGTCCTACGGAGGTCAGGATTCTCCTTGCTACTCCATGTCTTATTCTGAAACGTATCTGTCACCTGGTGAGGATGATGACACTCCCCTCAAGGACTATGAAGGCACTGTGTGCCAGGAGAAGGTGGAGGGCCAGGGGGTGGAGTACCCTCCTGACTACGACCCACACAGGAGGGTGTCCGATGTGGCCTCCTCAGGGGTTGTTTCTCTtgacgaggaagaggaagaggaagaggaggaactgAAGGAGAGAGCAGAAGAGCCGAACAACCAATGA
- the zgc:165508 gene encoding protein FAM131A isoform X3, translating into MVLTALTQFSCKVNVDDTVEMLPKSRRALTIQEIAALARSSLHGISQVVKDHVTKPTAMAQGRVAHLIEWKGWCKPMDTPAALESDFNSYSDLTEGEQEARFAAGVAEQFAIAEAKLRAWSSVDGDESNDDSYDEDFLPASEPTTQSTELSSYPPYLKDLIHSQLCQHLGMQRPCSESAGGIGEGGGSREPSPTAGSPDTLCSSICSLDEQHPLLRDLRTHRGNHAQNNAAELAAKILSALHGGEELLARLQRVGHSGPGGGDCSFHSLSGDGRGSRSYGGQDSPCYSMSYSETYLSPGEDDDTPLKDYEGTVCQEKVEGQGVEYPPDYDPHRRVSDVASSGVVSLDEEEEEEEEELKERAEEPNNQ; encoded by the exons ATGGTTCTGACCGCGCTGACCCAGTTTAGCTGCAAG GTGAATGTTGATGACACCGTTGAAATGCTACCAAAATCAAGAAGAGCTCTCACCATTCAAGAGATTGCTGCTCTAGCGCGATCTTCTCTGCACG GTATTTCACAGGTGGTCAAGGACCATGTGACGAAGCCTACAGCCATGGCGCAGGGCAGAGTAGCCCATCTGATAGAGTGGAAGGGATGGTGCAAGCCCATGGACACACCGGCAGCTCTGGAGTCAGACTTCAACTCTTATTCTGATCTCACTGAGGGAGAGCAAGAGGCACGCTTTGCTGCTG gtgtGGCAGAGCAGTTTGCCATCGCCGAGGCTAAGCTGAGGGCCTGGTCCTCTGTGGACGGCGACGAGTCCAATGATGACTCATATGATGAAGACTTTCTGCCTGCCAGCGAGCCCACCACACAGAGCACAg AACTGTCATCTTATCCGCCGTACTTGAAAGACCTGATCCACAGCCAGCTTTGCCAGCACCTGGGCATGCAAAGGCCCTGTTCTGAGAGCGCAGGAGGGATCGGTGAAGGGGGTGGCAGCAGAGAGCCCTCCCCCACAGCGGGCTCTCCGGACACACTCTGCTCCAGCATCTGCAGCCTCGATGAGCAGCACCCTCTGCTCCGCGATCTGAGGACTCATCGTGGTAATCACGCCCAAAACAACGCAGCTGAACTTGCTGCAAAGATCCTGTCTGCGCTGCACGGAGGGGAAGAGCTGCTGGCCCGACTTCAGAGGGTGGGACATAGTGGGCCTGGTGGGGGAGACTGTAGCTTCCACAGCTTGAGTGGGGACGGCCGGGGCAGCAGGTCCTACGGAGGTCAGGATTCTCCTTGCTACTCCATGTCTTATTCTGAAACGTATCTGTCACCTGGTGAGGATGATGACACTCCCCTCAAGGACTATGAAGGCACTGTGTGCCAGGAGAAGGTGGAGGGCCAGGGGGTGGAGTACCCTCCTGACTACGACCCACACAGGAGGGTGTCCGATGTGGCCTCCTCAGGGGTTGTTTCTCTtgacgaggaagaggaagaggaagaggaggaactgAAGGAGAGAGCAGAAGAGCCGAACAACCAATGA